CCGACAAATTGGAGAGGATCATCGGTGCCGCCAGCGCCCAGACCTTGCGCTGGGTCGGGGTGTGGCGCCAGGCTTCGAGCAGTGCGTGCATGTGGGGCTTCCGTTCCAGCAAAGCGCCGATTATAGGCGCCCTGCGGAGTGTGCGCAGCTTGGCGGATTTCGTCGCCTCGCCTCGTCGGCGCATTGGCCGCTCGGCTATAGTGATGGCCTTCGCGCCCCTACTCTCCGGAGCCCGCAATGCCGAACAAAGGACTGCTTCTGGCCATGCTGCTGAGCCTGCTCAGCGCCTGTGATTCCTCCCAGCCCCCTGCCACGGTGACCCCCGCCGCGCCTGCTGCGCAACAGCCACAGGCGCCCAAGCCAGCGGTCGACCGCGAGGCACTGGCCAAGCGCTACGCCGGGCGCGAGCTGGAGGTGGTCGACGTTTCCGAGGTGCAGCTCGATGGCGCCAGTGCGCTGTCGCTGACCTTCTCCATGCCACTGGACCCCGATCAGCCCTTCGCCGAACGCCTGCATCTGGTCGATAGCGTCTCTGGCAAGGTCGATGGCGCCTGGGAACTGACCGACAACCTCAGCGAGCTGCGCCTGCGCCACCTCGAGCCGAAGCGCAAACTGGTGCTGACCATCGATGCCGGGCTGAAGTCGATCAATGGCGGCAAACTCGCTGCCGAGCATGTCAGCCGTTTCGAAACCCGCGACCTGCAGGCCAGCGTCGGTTTCGCCAGCCGTGGCTCGCTGCTGCCGACCCGACTGGCCGAAGGCCTGCCGGTGATCGCGCTGAACGTCGACAAGGTCAATGTCGAGTTCTTCCGCATCAAGCCCGAGGCGCTGCCGAATTTCCTCGCGCGCTGGGGCCGCGCCAGCAACCTGGATACCTGGGAGGCGCGCGAGCTGCTGCCGATGGCCGATCTAGTCTATGGCGGGCGCTTCGACCTGAACCCGGCACGCAATACCCGTGAAACCCTGCTGCTGCCCATTGCCGGCCTGGAGCCGTTCAAGCAGCCGGGCGTGTACCTGGTGGTGATGCGTGAGGCTGGCAGCTACAGCTACTCGCAGCCAGCGACGCTGTTTTCCCTGAGCGATATCGGCCTGTCCGCGCATCGTTATCGTGACCGCCTCGATGTGTTCACCCAGACGCTGGAAGGTGGCAAGGCGCAGTCCGGCGTGCAGCTCGAGTTGCTCGATGGTGATGGCGCTTTGCTCGCTGAAGGCAAGACCGATTCGGCCGGCCATGCGCAACTGCCGCTGCCGGACAAGGCCCAGGTGCTGCTGGCCAGGCAGGACGAGCAGACCAGCCTGCTGCGCCTGAACACCCCGGCGCTGGATCTGGCCGAATTCGACATCACCGGCCCGAAAGCGCACGCCCTGCAGTTCTTCGTGTTCGGCCCGCGCGATCTGTATCGCCCCGGCGAGACCGTGCTGCTCAACGGCCTGCTGCGCGATGCCGATGGTCGCCCGGTCAAGGCGCAGCCGGTCAGCGTCGAGGTACGCCGCCCGGATGAGCAAATCAGCCGCAAGTTCGTCTGGAATGCCGGTGATGACGGCCTCTATCAGTATCAACTGCCGCTGGCCGAGGAGGCCCCGACCGGGCGCTGGCAACTGTTGCTCGACCTGGGCGACGGCAGCCCACAGCTCTATGAATTTCTCGTCGAGGACTTCCTGCCCGAGCGCCTGGCCCTGGAACTCAAGGGCCAGGACCAGCCCTATGCACCGGGCGACAGTGCCGAGTTCGCTGTGACTGGCCGCTATCTCTACGGCGCGCCGGCCGCCGGTAATCGCCTGACCGGGCAGCTCTATGTGCGTCCGCTGCGTGAGGCGGTGGCCAGCCTGCCGGGCTATCAGTTCGGCGATATCACCGAGGCCGATCTGAGCCAGGACCAGGAACTGGACGAGGTCAGTCTCGACGATCAGGGCCGCGCCGTGCTGCGCCCGGAAAATCGCTGGGGTGACGCCAAGTCGCCGCTGCGTCTGATCCTCCAGGCCAGCCTGCAAGAGTCCGGTGGTCGCCCGATCACCCGCCGCATCATCCAGCCGGTGTGGCCGGCCGAGCGGTTGCCAGGGCTGCGTGGGCTGTTCGAGGGTGAGGAAGTCGACGCCGACAGCCTGGCCGAATTCGAAATTCTGGTGGCCGACGCCGCTGGCAACAAGCTGGCAGCCGACAACCTCAACGTGCGCCTGGTGCGCGAACGCCGCGACTATTTCTGGAGCTTCTCCGACGGTGAAGGCTGGCGTCACAACTACAACGAGAAATTCCTCACCCTCAGCGACGAGCCGCTGAAGGTCGCCGCGGGCGGTACCGCCAAGGTCAGCTTCCCGGTGGAGTGGGGCCCTTATCGGGTCGAGGTGGTGGACAACCAGACCGGGCTGGTCAGCAGTCTGCGCTTCTGGGCCGGCTACCGCTGGCAGGACAACGCCGATGGCGGCGCGGTGCGCCCGGACCAGGTCAAGCTGGCGCTGGATAAACCCGCCTATTCCGCCGGTGATGTGGCCAGGATCACCGTCACCCCGCCCGCTGCCGGCAACGGCTACCTGCTGGTCGAGTCCAGCGAGGGGCCGCTGTGGTGGGAGGAAATCAGCGTGCCGGCCGAAGGCAAGACCTTCGAACTGCCCATCGACAAGAAATGGGCGCGCCACGATCTCTACCTCAGCGCCCTGGTGGTGCGTCCGGGTGAGCGCAAGGCGCAGGTCACCCCGAAACGTGCGGTCGGCCTGCTGCACCTGCCGCTGGAACGTGCCCCGCGCAAGCTGGCGGTGAGCCTGGAGGCGCCAGAGAAGATGCGGCCCAAACAGCCGCTGAAGGTCAAGGTCAGCGCGCGTAATGCCGACGGCAGCATTCCTGACAAGGTGCATGTGCTGGTCGCCGCGGTGGACGTGGGCATCCTAAATATCACCAGCTATGCCACGCCCGATCCTTTCGCCAACTTCTTCGGGCGCAAGGCCTATGGCGCTGACCAACTGGATATCTACGGCCAACTGATCGAAGCCCAGGGGCGCGTCGCCAGCCTGGCCTTCGGTGGTGATGCCGGCCTTGCCGCCGGTGGCAAACGCCCGGATACCAGTGTGCTGATCGTCGCCCTGCAGAGCGATGCGCTGAAACTGAACGACAAGGGCGAGGGCGAAGTCAGCCTGGACATTCCCGACTTCAACGGCGAGCTGCGACTGATGGCCCAGGCCTGGACCGACGAACGCTTCGGCATGGCCGAGGCCAAGACGGTGGTCGCTGCGCCGCTGATCGCCGAACTGTCGATGCCGCGTTTCCTTGCCGGTGGTGACGAAACCACCCTGGCGCTGGACCTGACCAACCTGTCCGGTGCCGAGCAGCAGCTCGACGTGCAGGTCAGTGTGGAAGGCCAACTGCGTCTGCTCAACCAGGGTGAGGCGCCGATCCGTCTGAACGACGGCCAGCGCACCACACTGCGGATTCCGGTGCGCGCCGAAGGTGGCCTGGGGCAGGGGCGTATCCATGTCGAGGTGCAGGGCCTGGCTCTGCCGAACGAGACGCTGGGCGACTTCAGTCGCGAATGGACGCTGGGCATTCGCCCGGCCTACCCGGCGCAGCTGCAACACTTCCGTGCGGTATTGGGGGAGGGCGAGCCCTGGACCCTGCCGGCCGGTACCTTGAACCAGTTCGAGCCTGCCGGGCTGGAGGCGGTGCTGGCGCTGTCGAGCCGGCCGCCGCTGAACCTCGGTGAGCAGATCCGTGCACTCAAGGCCTATCCGTACGGGTGTCTGGAGCAGACCACCAGCGGCCTGTTTCCGTCGCTCTACGCTGACGCTGCGAGCCTCAAGCGCCTCGGCTTGGAAGGCGAGCCGGAAGAGCAACGGCGCAAGAGCATCGAGCTGGGTATCGAGCGTCTGCTCGGCATGCAGCGTCACAGTGGCGGCTTCGGCCTGTGGAGCGCCGAGAGCGAAGAGGAATACTGGCTCACCGCTTATGTCACCGACTTCCTCCTGCGTGCTCGCGAGCAGGGCTTTGGCGTACCGCCAGAGGCACTGAAGAAGGCCAACGACCGCCTGCTGCGTTACCTGCAGCAGAGCAGTCTGATCGAAGCCAGCTACAGCCAGGACTTCGCCCACACCCGCTTCGCCGTGCAGGCCTACGCCGGCTACGTGTTGGCGCGTAGCCAACAGGCGCCGCTGGGCGCGCTACGCAGCCTGTTCGACCGTCGTAACGACGCCCGCTCCGGTCTGCCGCTGGTGCAACTGGCCGCCGCATTGAAGCTGATGGGCGATGCACCGCGTGCCGAGCAGGCGTTGAATCAGGGCTTGATTCAACAACGCGATGGCGAACGCTGGATGGCTGACTATGGCAGCCCGCTGCGCGATCAGGCGCTGATTCTCGCCCTGCTGGAAGAGCACGATCTGGCGGCTGGCCAGCGCGAGCAACGTCTGTTCAATCTGGCGGATGAGCTGGCCGGTCAGCGCTGGTTGTCGACCCAGGAGCGCAACTCGCTGTTCCTCGCCGGTCGCGGCATTCTCGGCAAACCCGAGCAAAGCTGGAGCGCCAAGCTGGCCAGCGGCGCCTTCCAGTTCGACCTGAGCAACCAGCAGCCCGGCATCAAGCTGGAGCGTGGCGAGCTGGCCGAACCGCTGAGCGTGAGCAACGCCGGCAGCGCTACCTTGTATCAGCAACTTACCCTGTCCGGTTACCCGAGCCAGGCGCCGCGCGCCGGTGGTGAGAACCTCAGCATCGAGCGCGAGTACCTCGGTATGGATGGTCGCCCGCTCGATTTGCAGCGCCTGGACAGCGGCGAACTGGTGCTGGTGCACCTGGCCGTGCGCGCCAAGCAACGTGTGCCGGACGCCCTGGTCGTTGACCTGCTCCCGGCTGGCCTGGAGCTGGAGAACCAGAACCTGGCGCAAAGCGCGGCGAGCCTTGATGACGCAGGCATCAACGTCAAGGAGTGGCGTCAGTCGATGCAGAACGCGCGGATCAAGCACCAGGAATATCGCGGCGACCGTTACGTAGCCGCGGTGGATGTGGAGGAGTACGGCACTACCCATCTGCTCTACCTGGCCCGTGCGGTGACGCCGGGCAGCTACCGTGTACCGCCACCGCA
This region of Pseudomonas wenzhouensis genomic DNA includes:
- a CDS encoding alpha-2-macroglobulin family protein, translating into MPNKGLLLAMLLSLLSACDSSQPPATVTPAAPAAQQPQAPKPAVDREALAKRYAGRELEVVDVSEVQLDGASALSLTFSMPLDPDQPFAERLHLVDSVSGKVDGAWELTDNLSELRLRHLEPKRKLVLTIDAGLKSINGGKLAAEHVSRFETRDLQASVGFASRGSLLPTRLAEGLPVIALNVDKVNVEFFRIKPEALPNFLARWGRASNLDTWEARELLPMADLVYGGRFDLNPARNTRETLLLPIAGLEPFKQPGVYLVVMREAGSYSYSQPATLFSLSDIGLSAHRYRDRLDVFTQTLEGGKAQSGVQLELLDGDGALLAEGKTDSAGHAQLPLPDKAQVLLARQDEQTSLLRLNTPALDLAEFDITGPKAHALQFFVFGPRDLYRPGETVLLNGLLRDADGRPVKAQPVSVEVRRPDEQISRKFVWNAGDDGLYQYQLPLAEEAPTGRWQLLLDLGDGSPQLYEFLVEDFLPERLALELKGQDQPYAPGDSAEFAVTGRYLYGAPAAGNRLTGQLYVRPLREAVASLPGYQFGDITEADLSQDQELDEVSLDDQGRAVLRPENRWGDAKSPLRLILQASLQESGGRPITRRIIQPVWPAERLPGLRGLFEGEEVDADSLAEFEILVADAAGNKLAADNLNVRLVRERRDYFWSFSDGEGWRHNYNEKFLTLSDEPLKVAAGGTAKVSFPVEWGPYRVEVVDNQTGLVSSLRFWAGYRWQDNADGGAVRPDQVKLALDKPAYSAGDVARITVTPPAAGNGYLLVESSEGPLWWEEISVPAEGKTFELPIDKKWARHDLYLSALVVRPGERKAQVTPKRAVGLLHLPLERAPRKLAVSLEAPEKMRPKQPLKVKVSARNADGSIPDKVHVLVAAVDVGILNITSYATPDPFANFFGRKAYGADQLDIYGQLIEAQGRVASLAFGGDAGLAAGGKRPDTSVLIVALQSDALKLNDKGEGEVSLDIPDFNGELRLMAQAWTDERFGMAEAKTVVAAPLIAELSMPRFLAGGDETTLALDLTNLSGAEQQLDVQVSVEGQLRLLNQGEAPIRLNDGQRTTLRIPVRAEGGLGQGRIHVEVQGLALPNETLGDFSREWTLGIRPAYPAQLQHFRAVLGEGEPWTLPAGTLNQFEPAGLEAVLALSSRPPLNLGEQIRALKAYPYGCLEQTTSGLFPSLYADAASLKRLGLEGEPEEQRRKSIELGIERLLGMQRHSGGFGLWSAESEEEYWLTAYVTDFLLRAREQGFGVPPEALKKANDRLLRYLQQSSLIEASYSQDFAHTRFAVQAYAGYVLARSQQAPLGALRSLFDRRNDARSGLPLVQLAAALKLMGDAPRAEQALNQGLIQQRDGERWMADYGSPLRDQALILALLEEHDLAAGQREQRLFNLADELAGQRWLSTQERNSLFLAGRGILGKPEQSWSAKLASGAFQFDLSNQQPGIKLERGELAEPLSVSNAGSATLYQQLTLSGYPSQAPRAGGENLSIEREYLGMDGRPLDLQRLDSGELVLVHLAVRAKQRVPDALVVDLLPAGLELENQNLAQSAASLDDAGINVKEWRQSMQNARIKHQEYRGDRYVAAVDVEEYGTTHLLYLARAVTPGSYRVPPPQVESMYRPSWQALGSAPDSLVVRGR